The following proteins are encoded in a genomic region of Lachnospiraceae bacterium KM106-2:
- a CDS encoding glycosyltransferase LafB, responsible for the formation of Gal-Glc-DAG — MKKITMLSRADSVEGQGVGSAYLEQLALVREELSSHFSVRVNSLHLGDITHYHTINPEFFLTIPFAKMKGTAVGYVHFLPETLEESIHLPKWMKKIFYWYVMKFYRSMDLLVTVNPCFIERLAAYNINKEKVTYIPNYVSDKEFYRISDTSKEDLRKKYHLDPNRFTVLTVGQLQIRKGIMDFIKVAKEMPEIQFVWAGDFSFGKISDGYEDIKKIKENPPENVTFLGIIPRSQMNEIYNLADVMFLPSYNELFPMTILESMNCKVPILLRDLDLYPDILFDFYLKGNSNEDFIKEIKQLSNDPSFYDHASALSDKGRCFYSREHIAQMWDEFYTNACMCKKKKVKSDNPQRVALDKDHTR, encoded by the coding sequence ATGAAAAAAATTACTATGCTATCTAGAGCCGACAGCGTAGAAGGCCAAGGAGTCGGTTCTGCTTATTTAGAACAGCTTGCTTTGGTACGGGAAGAATTATCTTCACACTTCAGCGTTCGTGTGAATAGCTTACATTTAGGTGATATCACACATTACCATACAATTAATCCGGAGTTCTTCTTAACCATTCCATTTGCAAAAATGAAGGGAACCGCTGTAGGTTATGTACACTTTCTACCTGAAACATTAGAAGAAAGTATCCATCTTCCAAAATGGATGAAAAAAATCTTTTATTGGTATGTGATGAAATTTTATAGATCCATGGATTTACTTGTTACTGTAAATCCCTGTTTTATTGAGCGTTTAGCTGCCTATAATATAAATAAAGAGAAGGTCACTTATATTCCGAACTATGTATCCGATAAGGAATTTTATCGTATTTCGGATACTTCTAAAGAAGATCTTCGTAAAAAATATCATTTAGATCCTAATCGTTTTACTGTTTTGACAGTTGGACAACTCCAGATTCGTAAAGGAATCATGGATTTTATTAAAGTAGCGAAGGAAATGCCTGAAATTCAATTTGTCTGGGCTGGTGATTTTTCTTTCGGAAAGATCAGTGATGGTTATGAGGACATCAAAAAAATCAAAGAGAATCCACCTGAAAATGTTACTTTCCTAGGAATCATTCCAAGAAGTCAGATGAATGAAATCTATAATTTAGCTGATGTTATGTTTCTTCCTAGTTATAACGAACTATTTCCTATGACGATACTTGAATCTATGAATTGTAAAGTTCCAATCTTATTAAGAGATTTAGATTTATATCCGGATATCTTATTTGATTTCTATTTAAAAGGAAATAGCAATGAAGACTTTATTAAAGAAATAAAACAACTTTCAAATGATCCTTCTTTTTATGATCATGCCTCAGCACTATCGGATAAGGGGAGATGTTTCTATAGTCGCGAGCATATTGCACAGATGTGGGATGAGTTTTATACCAACGCCTGCATGTGTAAAAAGAAGAAGGTCAAATCAGATAATCCCCAGCGTGTAGCCTTAGATAAAGATCATACACGATAA
- a CDS encoding glycosyltransferase, which produces MLKLNVVIPCYNEQEVLYETSRRLHKKMRQLMSDSKISRDSKVVFVDDGSKDMTWSIIEQLHEENSLFGGVKLSRNRGHQNALLAGLASMADHGDAVISMDADLQDDIEAIDDFIEQYNNGCEVVYGVRKARQTDTFFKRFTAEQFYKMMHLLGAEVVYNHADYRLLSNRALKGLLEFKEVNLFLRGIVPMVGYKSGRVYYDRNERFAGESKYPLKKMLSFAFQGITSLSIKPIRFIINLGLTTFFISIIMMIYFLVQHFTGNTVSGWTSLIVSIWALGGLQLLAIGIIGEYIGKVYLETKERPRFIIEKKLYDVNKVEE; this is translated from the coding sequence ATGTTGAAGTTAAATGTTGTCATTCCATGCTATAATGAGCAGGAAGTACTATACGAGACGTCGAGACGTTTACATAAGAAAATGCGACAGCTTATGAGTGACAGTAAAATATCGAGAGATAGTAAGGTTGTATTTGTAGATGATGGCTCTAAAGATATGACTTGGTCAATAATAGAACAGTTACATGAAGAGAATAGCCTTTTTGGCGGTGTTAAGTTATCTCGAAACAGGGGACATCAAAATGCATTATTAGCAGGCCTTGCAAGTATGGCTGATCACGGTGATGCAGTAATTTCCATGGATGCAGATCTTCAAGATGATATAGAGGCTATTGATGATTTTATTGAACAATATAATAATGGATGTGAAGTTGTATATGGTGTGCGAAAAGCAAGACAGACAGACACTTTCTTTAAAAGATTTACGGCAGAACAGTTCTATAAGATGATGCATTTATTAGGAGCGGAAGTGGTATATAATCATGCTGATTACCGTTTGTTAAGCAATCGTGCTTTAAAAGGGTTATTAGAATTTAAAGAAGTAAATCTCTTTTTGCGAGGAATCGTTCCGATGGTAGGGTATAAGAGCGGAAGAGTTTATTATGATCGTAATGAACGTTTCGCAGGAGAAAGTAAATATCCATTAAAGAAAATGTTATCCTTTGCATTTCAAGGGATCACATCATTAAGTATTAAGCCTATTCGATTTATTATTAACTTAGGATTGACTACTTTTTTTATTAGTATCATAATGATGATCTATTTTCTGGTTCAGCATTTCACAGGGAATACAGTAAGTGGTTGGACAAGTCTGATCGTATCGATATGGGCATTAGGCGGCTTACAGCTTCTTGCAATTGGAATCATAGGAGAGTACATTGGTAAGGTGTATCTAGAAACAAAAGAGAGACCAAGATTTATTATAGAAAAAAAGCTTTATGATGTTAATAAAGTGGAGGAGTAA
- a CDS encoding L-serine dehydratase, alpha subunit translates to MSFKSLDEIVKRCKDQNKDFFEVILEDDMKERHVTREESLNKMSVMYESMKKAHNAYDARLHSQSGLVGGDGAKMLQAAQDGTLLSGNFIGQVMASAIMMGESNACMKRIVAAPTAGSCGVVPAVFLTIQKQQSISDEKMVQAMYVVAGIGQVIATRAFISGAEGGCQAEIGSASAMAAGGLTYLKGGDPTVICHSSAMALKNLLGLACDPVAGLVEVPCVKRNVIGAINAISCTDMAIAGLTSAIPPDEVIDAMREIGINMPLAIRETGEGGLAGTRTGCKIKESLEHY, encoded by the coding sequence ATGAGTTTTAAATCATTAGATGAAATCGTCAAACGATGTAAAGATCAGAATAAAGACTTCTTCGAAGTCATTCTTGAAGACGACATGAAAGAACGGCATGTAACAAGAGAAGAATCACTTAACAAAATGAGTGTCATGTATGAATCCATGAAAAAAGCACATAATGCCTATGATGCTCGCTTGCATTCCCAAAGCGGATTAGTTGGTGGTGATGGCGCTAAAATGCTGCAGGCAGCTCAGGATGGGACTTTATTATCTGGCAATTTTATAGGTCAAGTCATGGCAAGTGCCATTATGATGGGTGAATCGAATGCCTGCATGAAACGGATCGTCGCTGCACCAACCGCAGGATCCTGTGGTGTTGTACCTGCTGTCTTTCTTACGATACAAAAACAGCAAAGCATATCTGATGAAAAAATGGTACAAGCTATGTATGTTGTAGCTGGAATTGGACAGGTCATTGCAACCCGTGCTTTCATATCAGGTGCTGAAGGCGGCTGCCAAGCTGAAATCGGCTCTGCCTCAGCCATGGCTGCTGGGGGACTTACTTACTTAAAAGGCGGAGACCCAACTGTAATTTGTCACAGTAGTGCTATGGCACTTAAGAATCTCCTCGGGCTTGCTTGTGATCCTGTTGCAGGTCTTGTAGAAGTACCATGTGTAAAACGTAATGTAATTGGTGCCATTAATGCTATCTCTTGTACCGATATGGCAATTGCAGGATTAACAAGTGCAATTCCTCCTGATGAAGTGATCGATGCTATGCGTGAGATCGGAATTAATATGCCTCTCGCAATTCGTGAGACCGGAGAAGGCGGTCTTGCAGGCACTCGAACTGGCTGTAAAATCAAGGAATCATTAGAACATTATTAA
- a CDS encoding UDP-glucose 4-epimerase, giving the protein MKKILIVGKNSYIGNHLESYLEGFNQADQVEYEVVKVSASNGEWKAVDYADYDIVVLLSGLVHKKESVYGYEAYYKVNYEMAVEIARKAKESNVSQFIFTSTMAVFGDHATRITQETKEQPTTFYGKTKLMAEQTILEMEDDAFKVSVVRPPMVYGKGCKGNFPRLASLVKKLLLFPRVQNKRSMIHIDNLCEFLHLLIETKKTGVFHPQNKELVSTCELVSEISKQQNKKLYLVPGFSWVIKLGMKYVRSMHKVFGDCYYEQEMSQYVGMDYWIIDEIESVKKSV; this is encoded by the coding sequence ATGAAGAAGATATTAATTGTAGGTAAAAACAGCTATATTGGTAATCATCTGGAAAGTTACCTGGAAGGATTTAATCAAGCGGATCAAGTTGAATACGAAGTAGTAAAAGTAAGTGCATCAAACGGAGAGTGGAAAGCAGTAGATTATGCTGACTATGATATCGTAGTATTGTTATCAGGACTCGTACATAAAAAAGAGTCAGTATATGGATATGAAGCATATTACAAAGTGAATTATGAGATGGCAGTTGAGATTGCAAGAAAGGCAAAAGAATCCAATGTCAGTCAATTTATCTTTACAAGTACTATGGCAGTTTTCGGTGATCACGCAACTAGGATAACACAAGAGACAAAGGAACAGCCAACCACTTTCTATGGAAAAACGAAACTTATGGCAGAACAAACAATTTTAGAGATGGAAGATGATGCTTTTAAGGTATCAGTAGTCCGTCCGCCTATGGTTTATGGAAAAGGCTGTAAAGGTAATTTTCCGCGTTTGGCCAGCTTAGTTAAGAAGCTATTACTATTTCCGAGAGTACAAAATAAGAGAAGCATGATTCATATTGATAATCTATGTGAGTTTTTGCATTTGTTGATCGAGACAAAAAAGACAGGCGTATTTCATCCGCAAAATAAAGAACTAGTATCTACTTGTGAGTTAGTCTCTGAAATTAGTAAACAGCAGAATAAGAAGTTGTATCTCGTTCCAGGTTTTTCTTGGGTGATTAAATTGGGAATGAAGTATGTACGCAGTATGCATAAAGTGTTTGGTGATTGTTATTATGAACAGGAAATGTCCCAATATGTTGGAATGGATTACTGGATCATCGACGAGATAGAATCAGTAAAGAAGAGTGTGTAA
- a CDS encoding oligosaccharide repeat unit polymerase Wzy codes for MFAEVYELYPKCKWIVNFEKHTYYIIDTHFYGEYNRGKKYEMEFEMREDKFSTACADLFIVIMFSVFPLFVKNQYFDITEAKYTLLMVATAALVLSLAVYYILKHKLTCSFLKTAKLSLTDKAILLFALLQFISARWSGIGKEALIGKTSRYMGAYTILVLVILYFIISRTVVISKKLFAVLSVTTILVCGMAILQNLGFDVFHFYKDILEGTEEQFLSTIGNNNFYASYLGVTYGLFMVLYCQEENKILRGLFAVNIVVGTMGVIVAGNNGVFIGVIVSLVFIGYLLIRRKIDVKRVLESLVLILTGALLMYLLRGVFPKSRSIDSLALHLQHTGIIGIMILVLILVRIATNNREFIVSEKQETRQSGHLNLIMITATVLLMLAVIILYVSHVVTIPDSFGTGRGFIWNRLMTTYEKSSLRDQLLGHGPETIGTIFATQYAKETKAFIQLNVNAAHNEFLQYLITVGFAGICSYIVFLLSLCWRGMHSARQNRFGYALVIMIVGYAAHSVVGIAQPNTTPFLFIAAAMLESLNRMFSTQVVNSYIYNQKGEKKHEKV; via the coding sequence ATGTTTGCTGAAGTTTACGAACTATATCCAAAATGTAAATGGATTGTAAACTTCGAAAAACATACATACTACATTATTGACACTCATTTTTACGGGGAGTATAATCGGGGTAAAAAATACGAGATGGAGTTTGAGATGAGGGAAGATAAATTTAGTACAGCATGTGCTGATTTGTTTATTGTAATTATGTTTTCGGTATTTCCGTTATTTGTTAAAAATCAATATTTTGATATTACCGAAGCCAAGTACACATTACTCATGGTTGCAACAGCAGCCTTGGTTTTGAGTCTAGCAGTTTACTACATATTAAAACACAAGCTCACTTGTAGTTTTTTGAAAACAGCAAAATTATCACTAACAGATAAAGCGATTTTATTATTTGCGCTATTACAGTTTATAAGTGCCAGATGGTCAGGAATTGGAAAAGAGGCATTGATTGGTAAAACTAGTCGTTATATGGGAGCATATACAATACTTGTACTGGTGATCCTCTATTTTATAATAAGTAGAACTGTAGTTATAAGCAAAAAGTTATTTGCTGTCTTATCAGTAACAACGATACTTGTTTGCGGGATGGCAATTTTACAGAACTTGGGATTTGATGTCTTTCACTTTTATAAAGACATTTTAGAAGGAACAGAAGAACAATTTTTATCTACGATCGGTAATAATAATTTCTACGCTTCTTATTTGGGCGTAACCTATGGTTTGTTTATGGTATTGTATTGTCAGGAAGAAAATAAGATTCTTCGTGGATTGTTTGCAGTCAATATTGTAGTTGGGACTATGGGGGTTATCGTAGCGGGTAATAACGGAGTATTTATAGGAGTTATAGTATCTCTTGTATTTATAGGTTACTTACTGATCAGGCGTAAGATAGATGTGAAACGTGTTTTGGAAAGCCTGGTATTAATCTTGACAGGTGCTTTACTAATGTATCTATTAAGAGGAGTATTTCCTAAAAGTAGATCGATTGATAGTTTGGCATTACACTTGCAACATACAGGTATTATTGGTATAATGATTCTGGTTTTGATTCTGGTAAGAATTGCCACTAATAATAGGGAGTTTATCGTTTCTGAAAAACAGGAAACTAGACAATCAGGACATTTGAATCTAATTATGATTACAGCAACAGTTTTGCTAATGCTTGCTGTTATAATTTTGTATGTAAGTCATGTTGTTACAATTCCTGATTCATTTGGAACAGGGAGAGGGTTCATTTGGAATAGACTGATGACTACTTATGAGAAGTCATCATTAAGAGATCAATTACTTGGACATGGTCCAGAGACAATAGGAACTATTTTCGCTACACAGTATGCCAAAGAAACAAAGGCATTTATTCAGTTGAATGTGAATGCGGCACATAATGAGTTTTTACAGTATCTGATTACCGTTGGATTTGCAGGAATATGTAGTTATATCGTATTCCTATTATCATTATGCTGGAGGGGAATGCATAGTGCCAGACAGAATCGGTTTGGTTATGCATTGGTTATTATGATTGTTGGTTATGCGGCACATTCCGTTGTCGGAATCGCACAGCCTAATACAACGCCGTTTCTATTCATTGCAGCAGCAATGTTAGAATCATTAAATCGGATGTTTTCCACACAAGTGGTTAACTCATATATTTATAATCAGAAAGGGGAAAAGAAACATGAGAAAGTTTGA
- a CDS encoding undecaprenyl-phosphate galactosephosphotransferase: MYQKIVKRFFDIILSFIGMVILIIPILIIAIWIKVTSKGPVFFKQKRIGIHKTTFPILKFRTMRIDTPKDKPTHLLENPDQYITSVGKFLRKTSLDEIPQIFNIFVGQMSIVGPRPALWNQYDLLEERDQYGANDIRPGLTGWAQVNGRDELPISVKAKLDGVYVEKCSFLFDLKCMFRTVFSVAKQEGVVEGGTGAMKKEQK, from the coding sequence ATGTACCAAAAGATAGTGAAAAGATTTTTTGATATTATATTGTCGTTTATAGGAATGGTTATTTTGATAATTCCAATTTTGATCATTGCAATATGGATTAAGGTAACTTCCAAGGGGCCTGTGTTTTTCAAGCAAAAGAGGATTGGAATTCATAAGACAACGTTTCCTATTTTGAAGTTTCGTACTATGAGAATAGATACTCCAAAAGATAAGCCAACTCACTTATTGGAAAATCCAGACCAATATATTACGAGTGTTGGAAAGTTTCTTCGTAAGACTAGCTTGGATGAGATTCCACAAATATTCAATATTTTTGTTGGACAGATGAGCATTGTAGGACCAAGACCTGCATTGTGGAATCAATATGATCTGCTAGAAGAAAGAGATCAATACGGCGCCAATGATATTCGTCCGGGACTTACTGGCTGGGCTCAGGTAAATGGACGAGATGAATTACCTATTTCTGTGAAAGCAAAGTTAGATGGTGTCTATGTAGAAAAATGTAGTTTCTTATTTGATTTAAAATGCATGTTCCGTACTGTATTTAGTGTCGCAAAGCAGGAAGGCGTTGTGGAAGGCGGAACTGGAGCAATGAAGAAAGAGCAGAAATAA
- a CDS encoding pyruvate-flavodoxin oxidoreductase: MARKMKTMDGNTAAAHVSYAFTDVAAIYPITPSSPMADYTDIWATQGRKNIFGHPVVMSEMESEAGAAGAVHGSLQAGALTTTYTASQGLLLMIPNMYKIAGELLPCVIDVSARTLASHALSIFGDHQDIYAARQTGFAFLCAGNVQETMDLGAVAHLATIESRVPFVHFFDGFRTSHEIQKVEAWDYEDLKEMCNMEAVDEFRRRALNPEHPVIRGTAQNADVFFQAREASNKYYDAVPGIVEDYMAKVNAKIGTNYQLFNYYGAPDADKVIIAMGSVCDTIEETIDFMNANGEKVGLVKVRLYRPFVADRLVDAIPETVKQISVLDRTKEPGALGEPLYLDVVAALRNSKFHNTPIFSGRYGLASKDTIPADIIAVYRNTEKAKFTLGIVDDVTNLSLERTENPNTTPESTISCKFWGLGADGTVGANKNSIKIIGDHTDLYAQAYFDYDSKKSGGVTISHLRFGKDPIRATYLINKANFVACHNPSYVTKYNMVQDLKDGGTFLLNTSWTMEELEQHLPGQVKKYMADHNIKFYTIDAFKLGKEIGLGGRVNTILQSAFFKLAEIIPVEDAIQFMKDAATSSYSKKGEDVVKMNHDAIEAGARNVVEIKVPAEWANATSEEIHHTVEGQREDVVHYVNTVQNAINAQAGNDLPVSAFVDYVDGTLPVGSAAFEKRGIAIDTPEWKPENCIQCNFCSYVCPHSVIRPVVMTDEESGNAPTDKMLPMTGMAGYKFAISVSTLDCTGCGSCVKVCPGKKGEKALTMMPIDTQMDAQKMFDYGTDHVVPTEVLEKFKETTVKGSQFKQPLLEFSGACAGCGETPYAKLVTQLFGDRMYIANATGCSSIWGGSSPSSPYTVNAEGKGPAWANSLFEDNAEFGYGMELAQIALRQRVVESAQNLVEVAEDNTVKAALERYLATKESSTENAPATKEMIKALEACDCDNEDRTKILKNKDFASKKSQWIFGGDGWAYDIGFGGVDHVLASNQDVNILVFDTEVYSNTGGQASKSTPTGAIAQFAAGGKEVKKKDLAAIAMSYGYVYVAQIAQGADYNQCVKAFVEAESYPGPSLIIAYAPCISHGIKGGMSGAQMEEKRAVQSGYWHLFRFDPRLEAEGKNPFQLDSKAPTTSYREFMESEVRYNRLLRSNPERAGRLFDKAAVNAEKKYKELARKAGRDE, from the coding sequence ATGGCAAGAAAAATGAAAACTATGGACGGTAATACCGCTGCAGCTCACGTATCTTATGCGTTTACAGATGTAGCAGCTATTTACCCAATCACACCTTCATCTCCGATGGCAGATTACACTGACATCTGGGCAACACAAGGTAGAAAAAATATCTTCGGACATCCAGTAGTAATGTCTGAAATGGAATCTGAAGCTGGTGCAGCTGGTGCTGTACACGGATCTTTACAAGCAGGTGCGTTAACAACAACTTACACTGCTTCTCAAGGTTTATTATTAATGATTCCTAACATGTACAAAATCGCAGGTGAATTATTACCATGTGTAATTGATGTATCTGCTCGTACATTAGCATCACACGCATTATCAATCTTTGGTGATCACCAAGATATCTATGCTGCACGTCAAACAGGATTCGCATTCCTTTGTGCAGGCAATGTTCAAGAAACTATGGATTTAGGCGCAGTAGCTCACTTAGCAACTATCGAATCTCGTGTTCCTTTCGTTCACTTCTTCGATGGTTTCAGAACTTCTCATGAAATCCAAAAAGTTGAAGCTTGGGATTATGAAGATCTTAAAGAAATGTGTAACATGGAAGCTGTTGATGAATTCCGTCGTCGTGCTCTTAATCCAGAACACCCAGTAATCCGTGGTACAGCTCAAAATGCAGACGTTTTCTTCCAAGCTAGAGAAGCATCTAACAAATACTATGATGCAGTTCCTGGTATCGTTGAAGACTACATGGCTAAAGTAAATGCGAAAATTGGTACAAACTATCAATTATTCAACTACTATGGTGCTCCAGATGCTGATAAAGTTATCATCGCTATGGGTTCTGTTTGCGATACAATTGAAGAAACAATTGACTTCATGAACGCTAATGGAGAAAAAGTTGGTTTAGTTAAAGTTAGATTATACAGACCATTCGTAGCAGATCGTTTAGTAGATGCTATCCCTGAAACAGTAAAACAAATTTCTGTACTTGATAGAACAAAAGAACCAGGTGCTCTTGGTGAACCATTATACTTAGATGTAGTGGCTGCTTTAAGAAATTCTAAATTCCACAACACTCCAATCTTCTCTGGACGTTATGGTTTAGCTTCTAAAGATACAATCCCTGCTGATATCATTGCTGTTTACAGAAATACTGAAAAAGCAAAATTCACTTTAGGTATTGTTGATGATGTAACAAATCTTTCATTAGAAAGAACAGAAAATCCTAATACAACTCCAGAAAGCACAATCAGCTGTAAATTCTGGGGACTTGGTGCCGATGGTACTGTAGGTGCGAACAAAAACTCTATCAAGATCATTGGTGATCATACTGATCTTTATGCACAAGCATATTTTGATTATGATTCTAAAAAATCTGGTGGTGTAACAATTTCTCACTTACGTTTCGGTAAAGATCCTATCCGTGCAACTTACCTTATCAACAAAGCTAACTTTGTTGCATGTCATAACCCATCTTATGTTACAAAATATAACATGGTTCAAGACTTGAAGGATGGCGGAACATTCTTATTAAATACAAGCTGGACAATGGAAGAATTAGAACAACACCTTCCAGGTCAAGTTAAAAAATATATGGCTGATCATAACATCAAATTCTACACAATTGATGCATTCAAGTTAGGTAAAGAAATCGGACTTGGCGGACGTGTTAATACAATCCTTCAATCTGCATTCTTTAAATTAGCTGAAATCATTCCTGTAGAAGATGCAATTCAGTTCATGAAAGACGCTGCAACATCTTCTTACTCTAAAAAGGGTGAAGACGTTGTTAAGATGAACCACGATGCAATCGAAGCTGGTGCTAGGAATGTTGTTGAAATCAAAGTTCCTGCTGAATGGGCGAATGCAACTTCAGAAGAAATTCACCATACAGTAGAGGGACAAAGAGAAGACGTTGTTCATTATGTTAACACAGTTCAAAATGCGATCAACGCTCAAGCTGGTAATGATCTTCCTGTATCTGCATTCGTAGATTACGTAGATGGTACACTTCCAGTAGGTTCTGCAGCATTTGAAAAACGTGGTATCGCAATTGATACTCCAGAATGGAAACCAGAAAACTGTATCCAATGTAACTTCTGTTCTTATGTATGTCCTCACTCTGTAATCCGTCCAGTTGTTATGACAGATGAAGAATCAGGAAATGCTCCAACAGATAAGATGTTACCAATGACTGGTATGGCTGGATACAAATTCGCAATCTCAGTATCTACATTAGATTGTACTGGTTGTGGATCTTGTGTAAAAGTTTGTCCAGGTAAAAAAGGTGAAAAGGCGTTAACTATGATGCCTATCGACACTCAAATGGATGCTCAAAAGATGTTCGATTATGGTACAGATCATGTAGTTCCAACAGAAGTTCTTGAAAAATTCAAAGAAACTACTGTTAAAGGTTCTCAGTTCAAACAACCATTACTTGAATTCTCAGGAGCATGTGCTGGTTGTGGTGAAACACCATACGCTAAGTTAGTAACACAATTATTCGGCGATAGAATGTACATTGCAAATGCAACTGGATGTTCTTCAATCTGGGGTGGTTCTTCACCATCTTCACCATACACAGTAAACGCTGAAGGTAAAGGTCCAGCTTGGGCTAACTCATTATTCGAAGATAATGCAGAATTTGGTTACGGTATGGAACTTGCTCAAATAGCATTAAGACAACGTGTTGTTGAATCTGCTCAAAACTTAGTTGAAGTAGCAGAAGATAACACTGTTAAGGCAGCATTAGAAAGATATCTTGCAACAAAAGAATCTTCTACAGAAAATGCACCTGCAACAAAAGAAATGATCAAAGCATTAGAAGCTTGTGATTGTGATAATGAAGATAGAACTAAGATCTTAAAGAATAAAGATTTCGCTTCTAAGAAATCTCAATGGATCTTCGGTGGTGACGGTTGGGCATACGACATCGGTTTCGGTGGTGTAGATCACGTACTTGCATCTAACCAAGATGTTAATATCTTAGTATTCGATACTGAAGTTTACTCTAATACAGGTGGACAGGCTTCTAAATCTACACCAACTGGTGCGATCGCTCAGTTCGCAGCTGGTGGTAAAGAAGTTAAGAAGAAAGATCTTGCAGCAATCGCTATGAGCTATGGTTACGTTTACGTAGCACAAATCGCTCAAGGTGCTGATTACAACCAATGTGTGAAAGCATTTGTTGAAGCTGAAAGCTATCCAGGACCATCACTTATCATCGCTTACGCTCCATGTATCTCTCATGGTATCAAAGGTGGTATGAGTGGTGCTCAAATGGAAGAAAAACGTGCAGTTCAATCAGGATACTGGCACTTATTCAGATTCGATCCTCGTCTAGAAGCAGAAGGAAAGAATCCATTCCAATTAGACTCTAAAGCTCCAACAACAAGCTACAGAGAGTTTATGGAAAGCGAAGTTCGTTACAACAGATTATTACGTTCTAACCCAGAAAGAGCAGGCAGATTATTTGATAAAGCAGCTGTAAATGCTGAAAAGAAATATAAAGAACTTGCTAGAAAAGCTGGTCGTGACGAATAG
- a CDS encoding L-serine dehydratase, beta subunit translates to MNIFEILGPVMVGPSSSHTAGAVRIGYISRKLMGEPVKQADIYLHGSFLATGKGHGTDRALIAGLLEMETDDIRIPDSFTIATKDNMSFQFHSITLRDVHPNSCMLKLVGQSGRNLEIIASSIGGGRIKIVKIDGLDANIGGDYPTLIVHNQDQPGHVTEVTSMLAHKGINIATMQLYRDIRGGNAVMVIECDSEIPQEGLNWIDHLEGINKVTYLSLKNQD, encoded by the coding sequence ATGAATATATTTGAAATTCTCGGACCAGTCATGGTTGGACCGTCCAGTTCTCATACTGCTGGTGCAGTACGAATTGGCTATATTTCTCGAAAATTAATGGGTGAACCAGTTAAACAAGCTGACATCTATTTACATGGTTCATTTTTAGCGACCGGAAAAGGTCATGGTACAGATCGAGCTCTTATTGCAGGCCTACTAGAGATGGAGACTGACGACATTCGAATTCCTGATAGCTTCACAATTGCAACTAAAGATAATATGTCGTTTCAATTTCACTCCATCACCCTACGTGATGTGCATCCTAACAGCTGCATGTTGAAATTAGTCGGCCAATCCGGTCGAAACTTAGAAATTATTGCTTCTTCTATTGGCGGTGGCCGAATTAAGATCGTTAAGATTGATGGTTTAGACGCTAATATCGGTGGGGATTACCCTACTCTTATCGTTCATAATCAGGATCAACCTGGGCATGTCACCGAAGTCACCTCAATGCTGGCACATAAAGGAATCAATATTGCGACGATGCAGCTCTATCGAGATATTCGGGGTGGCAATGCGGTTATGGTCATTGAATGTGATTCTGAGATTCCACAAGAAGGTCTTAACTGGATCGACCATTTAGAAGGAATTAATAAGGTAACTTATCTTAGTCTTAAAAATCAAGATTAA